The Glandiceps talaboti chromosome 1, keGlaTala1.1, whole genome shotgun sequence genome has a segment encoding these proteins:
- the LOC144440413 gene encoding uncharacterized protein LOC144440413 produces MHVYCCPYQVGFLLCAFLYLITPSISTEWHTRCTNNCTQTVGSAMWPCEIIEQSVDSETKSLTDHKCDSPYPPVKNKNLPPALNENDVNVSLIYDVYGHYTGQFPGIKVSVSVPLIKDTETLQGIQIILRGETGDDTKYYYTYKGKKICRILDVSMTDMVRRYQDPEKVTFHYDCLKPLSPDSEYELEIKLLPTNDLGYSPTVKKTMRIPKCDSNLEAKDEFHECLVHRDEYKAADWSPTIFQVEMLGSDVKVGFNLPDKKYMLDEFRLLLYKDPDTYVGHTDVTPKEEGTTVIVATSGVSYSMFYTKPFTIAEEGDYVVKLQPRPTGKDVCKSLYDKTVDCRVTTSPTFPVDSKDLSVASTITEAPKNGRNPRKRRRKIGDKTRRRNRGDRKKPRKDRNRNRNGKKQN; encoded by the exons ATGCATGTATATTGTTGTCCTTACCAAGTTGGATTTTTACTGTGTGCCTTCCTGTACCTGATTACACCAAGTATATCAACAGAATGGCATACACGGTGTACGAATAACTGCACTCAAACG GTGGGTTCTGCAATGTGGCCTTGTGAAATAATTGAACAGAGCGTTGACTCAGAAACGAAATCACTCACAG ACCATAAATGCGACAGCCCCTATCCACCTGTAAAAAACAAGAACCTTCCACCAGCCCTAAATGAAAATGACGTCAATGTATCCCTAATTTACGATGTCTATGGACACTACACTGGCCAGTTTCCTGGAATCAAGGTGTCTGTATCAGTGCCTCTGATAAAAG ACACTGAGACTCTGCAGGGAATTCAGATCATCCTTCGTGGAGAGACTGGCGatgatacaaaatattactatACTTATAAAGGCAAAAAAATATGTCGTATTCTAGATGTATCCATGACAGACATGGTGCGGCGTTATCAG GATCCAGAAAAAGTAACTTTTCATTACGATTGCCTGAAACCTTTATCCCCCGACTCTGAATACGAATTGGAAATTAAATTATTGCCAACAAACGATTTAGGGTACTCACCGACTGTAAAGAAAACCATGAGGATACCAA AATGTGATAGTAATCTTGAGGCTAAGGATGAATTCCACGAGTGTCTTGTTCATAGAGATGAAT ACAAAGCGGCTGATTGGAGTCCTACCATATTTCAAGTCGAGATGTTAGGTTCAGACGTTAAAGTGGGCTTTAACTTGCCGGACAAGAAATACATGTTGGATGAATTCCGATTACTGCTTTACAAAGACCCTGACACTTACGTCGGCCATACTGACGTCACACCG aaaGAGGAAGGCACTACTGTTATTGTTGCTACTTCTGGAGTTTCTTACTCTATGTTTTATACCAAGCCATTCACAATCGCTGAAGAGGGTGATTATGTGGTCAAG CTGCAGCCAAGGCCTACTGGTAAAGATGTGTGCAAGTCTTTGTATGATAAAACCGTCGATTGCAGAGTGACAACTTCTCCGACATTTCCAGTAGACTCGAAAG ACTTGTCTGTGGCTTCAACAATTACAGAAGCGCCTAAAAACGGAAGGAAtccaagaaaaagaagaagaaagattGGCGACAAGACCAGAAGAAGAAATAGAGGAGACAGAAAGAAGCCTCGGAAAGATAGGAATAGAAATAGAAAtggtaaaaaacaaaattag